Proteins co-encoded in one Megalops cyprinoides isolate fMegCyp1 chromosome 1, fMegCyp1.pri, whole genome shotgun sequence genomic window:
- the LOC118783431 gene encoding zinc finger protein 813-like has protein sequence MTKLQLLNSYLTERLMVAVHEILGVVGETVSEYQAETARTKKENENLRRRLRILGHEIESSRPGAMQLTAERTPIELSEQEWSSGLKQNTQLTERKQEIAKFFTPASETSEPILSSFCVKNDFEEESVNPADPLETTLIEENQEIIHQQEARLKEGMRTGQQSVLTAETDAGLVTPGLKKLALEITLSMVSPSVNSELNSVRTANVSVIEPLSTELKSLPSLGPEQVKTEPDEGDFNLEQLSQLPYIPNNLSGIKESLCEANVTVGSNINGAEGECTELSSIPISEAQSDNLTVAHREEKQHCCFQCGKCFSHVSYVKIHQQIHTGERPYACAWCGKSFTQSGDLRRHERIHTGDKPHHCTWCEKSFTQVGNLKRHLRIHTGERPYCCTRCGKTFYDGGALKNHKRIHTQ, from the exons ATGACGAAACTGCAGCTCTTAAACTCTTATCTTACCGAACGTTTAATGGTTGCCGTGCACGAGATCTTAGGTGTAGTAGGGGAGACGGTCTCGGAATACCAGGCGGAAACTGCCCgaacaaagaaagagaatgagaatCTCAGACGGAGGCTGCGCATACTCGGACACGAGATCGAGTCATCACGGCCGG GAGCCATGCAGCTCACTGCAGAAAGGACACCAATTGAGCTCAGTGAGCAGGAGTGGAGCTCTGGTCTGAAACAGAACACCCAGCTCACAGAACGGAAACAGGAGATTGCCAAGTTCTTCACACCAGCCTCTGAAACATCAGAGCCAATTCTGTCatctttttgtgtaaaaaatgactttgaagAGGAATCAGTTAACCCTGCAGATCCTCTTGAAACCACACTGATTGAGGAGAATCAGGAAATCATACATCAGCAAGAGGCTAGGCTGAAAGAAGGCATGCGTACTGGACAGCAGTCTGTCCTCACGGCAGAGACTGATGCAGGCTTAGTTACACCAGGACTGAAGAAGCTGGCATTGGAAATCACATTGTCAATGGTCTCACCATCTGTAAATTCTGAGCTAAACTCAGTCCGTACGGCAAATGTCTCAGTGATAGAGCCACTCAGCACTGAGCTGAAATCTCTGCCCAGCCTTGGGCCAGAGCAAGTTAAAACGGAGCCCGATGAAGGAGACTTTAATCTTGAACAGCTCTCACAATTACCTTACATCCCAAATAATCTGAGTGGTATAAAAGAATCTCTGTGTGAAGCAAATGTGACTGTTGGGTCTAACATTAACGGAGCAGAAGGTGAATGTACAGAATTGTCTAGTATACCTATCAGTGAGGCTCAGTCTGATAATCTGACTGTTGctcacagagaagaaaaacaacactgttgTTTTCAGTGTGGGAAATGTTTCAGTCATGTTTCGTACGTTAAAATACATCAGCAGATTCATACAGGTGAGAGACCATACGCCTGTGCATGGTGTGGAAAATCCTTCACTCAGTCAGGAGACCTGAGAAGACATGAGCGAATCCACACAGGAGATAAACCGCACCATTGCACATGGTGTGAAAAGAGTTTCACTCAAGTAGGAAACCTGAAACGGCACCTGCGGATCCATACTGGAGAGAGACCGTACTGCTGTACTCGCTGTGGGAAAACTTTCTACGATGGAGGTGCcttaaaaaatcacaaaagaattcacacacaa